The following proteins are encoded in a genomic region of Cryptomeria japonica chromosome 11, Sugi_1.0, whole genome shotgun sequence:
- the LOC131071619 gene encoding thioredoxin-like protein YLS8, translating into MSYLLPHLHSGWAVDQAILAEEERLVVIRFGHDWDDTCMQMDEVLSSVAESIKNFAVIYLVDITEVPDFNTMYELYDPSTVMFFFRNKHIMIDLGTGNNNKINWALKDKQEFIDIIETVYRGARKGRGLVIAPKDYSTKYRY; encoded by the coding sequence ATGTCTTACTTGTTGCCGCACCTGCACTCGGGATGGGCGGTGGACCAGGCGATACTGGCGGAGGAGGAGCGGCTAGTGGTAATTAGGTTCGGCCATGACTGGGATGACACCTGCATGCAGATGGACGAGGTGCTTTCGAGCGTGGCAGAGTCCATCAAGAATTTTGCGGTGATATACCTGGTGGACATCACGGAGGTGCCCGACTTCAATACTATGTATGAGCTTTACGACCCTTCCACTGTGATGTTTTTCTTCCGCAACAAGCACATAATGATTGATCTTGGGACCGGCAACAACAACAAGATCAACTGGGCTCTCAAGGACAAGCAGGAGTTCATCGACATTATCGAAACCGTGTATCGCGGTGCCCGGAAGGGCCGCGGTCTCGTCATTGCCCCCAAGGACTATTCCACCAAGTATCGCTACTAG